From Thermodesulfobacteriota bacterium, a single genomic window includes:
- a CDS encoding glycosyltransferase, which produces MKLSVIIPTLNESEYLRATVLSAREKSVLGKRHEIIVVDSGSTDGTIAIAQELGVILISFEPKMLGRAHALNKGASYATGDVFLFLDADTIPPMGYDKAIQTALEAPDIVGGAFEFALDGGAFGLRIVELVNRIRYRISGLYYGDQGVFVRAGIFRILGGYPPRRILESYHFVEP; this is translated from the coding sequence ATGAAACTAAGTGTTATCATACCAACATTGAATGAATCCGAGTACCTTCGGGCAACGGTTCTCTCCGCCAGGGAAAAATCCGTGTTAGGGAAGCGCCACGAGATCATCGTGGTAGACTCCGGCTCTACCGATGGTACCATCGCTATAGCGCAAGAGCTCGGGGTTATTTTAATTTCATTTGAGCCAAAAATGCTTGGCCGTGCCCATGCCCTCAATAAAGGAGCATCTTACGCCACTGGCGATGTCTTTCTTTTTCTCGATGCGGATACCATACCTCCCATGGGTTACGACAAAGCGATTCAAACCGCTTTGGAAGCCCCGGATATAGTAGGAGGGGCATTTGAATTCGCCTTGGATGGGGGTGCATTTGGCTTACGGATAGTGGAACTGGTTAATCGTATACGTTACCGGATTTCCGGTTTATATTACGGTGACCAGGGTGTTTTCGTTCGGGCAGGTATATTCCGGATACTGGGAGGCTATCCGCCGCGAAGAATTTTAGAGTCCTATCATTTTGTAGAGCCATGA
- a CDS encoding zinc metalloprotease HtpX yields MSSTLKTAFLLAVLTLVFVLIGRMIGGKAGMTVAFGLAIAINFISYWYSDKIVLAMYGAKEISPEEAPGLHNMVRNVAMQAGIPMPRVYMIPNPAPNAFATGRGPDNAAIAVTDGIVKLLQPDELEGVIAHEIAHIKNRDILIGTIAATLAGAIGYLANMAQWALIFGGFGRSGDEEGDGSLAGSLATIILAPIIALIIQLAISRAREYKADETGARLTRRPLSLASALEKISYGAQRISFDANPGTAHMFIMNPLRGGLAGLFSTHPPVEERVERLKRLSMEVI; encoded by the coding sequence ATGTCCAGTACCTTGAAAACTGCTTTTTTGCTGGCCGTTTTAACCCTGGTTTTTGTCTTGATAGGGCGCATGATTGGTGGAAAGGCGGGTATGACCGTTGCTTTTGGCCTGGCTATAGCCATCAATTTTATATCATATTGGTACTCTGATAAGATCGTTCTGGCCATGTATGGTGCTAAGGAGATCTCTCCAGAGGAAGCACCCGGGCTTCATAACATGGTTAGGAATGTGGCGATGCAGGCCGGAATACCGATGCCCAGAGTTTATATGATTCCTAATCCAGCACCGAACGCGTTTGCTACCGGTAGAGGTCCGGATAACGCCGCCATAGCGGTAACCGATGGGATCGTTAAGCTCCTTCAACCGGATGAGCTTGAGGGCGTTATAGCGCACGAGATTGCGCACATCAAGAATAGGGATATCCTCATCGGCACTATAGCGGCTACCTTGGCCGGCGCTATAGGTTATTTGGCCAATATGGCTCAATGGGCGCTTATTTTCGGAGGGTTTGGAAGAAGCGGCGATGAAGAGGGAGACGGAAGTTTGGCCGGTTCTCTCGCCACTATCATACTGGCGCCGATAATCGCTCTCATTATACAACTGGCCATATCCCGGGCCAGGGAGTATAAAGCGGATGAAACCGGAGCACGTTTGACCAGGAGACCTTTATCTCTGGCCAGTGCTCTAGAGAAGATTAGCTACGGTGCTCAAAGAATTTCATTCGATGCCAACCCCGGGACGGCACATATGTTCATCATGAACCCGCTCCGAGGCGGTTTGGCCGGTCTTTTCAGCACACACCCGCCGGTTGAAGAGAGGGTGGAGAGATTGAAAAGGCTTTCTATGGAAGTTATCTGA
- a CDS encoding DsrE family protein: MDKAVIIINEAPSSMRAWNGFRLSAALVGVDMKVELFLLNDGVYCAHKGQTPPEEISGQNTGAKIRELLDMGVQVTLCTQCAQTRGITEGMVVEGVVWGSMVDLAKSIKESQKVISF, from the coding sequence ATGGATAAAGCAGTAATTATCATCAACGAAGCCCCTAGTAGCATGAGAGCTTGGAACGGATTCAGGCTATCTGCCGCCTTGGTCGGAGTCGATATGAAAGTGGAGCTATTTCTCTTGAACGACGGGGTATACTGCGCCCACAAAGGTCAGACGCCGCCTGAAGAGATCTCAGGCCAGAACACCGGGGCAAAGATTAGAGAACTATTAGATATGGGAGTGCAAGTTACACTCTGTACTCAATGCGCTCAAACGAGAGGGATTACCGAGGGTATGGTAGTTGAAGGGGTAGTTTGGGGAAGTATGGTAGATCTTGCGAAATCCATAAAAGAGAGCCAGAAGGTAATCAGTTTCTAG